The Odocoileus virginianus isolate 20LAN1187 ecotype Illinois chromosome 3, Ovbor_1.2, whole genome shotgun sequence genome includes a window with the following:
- the LOC110143272 gene encoding protocadherin beta-17-like: protein METLQPKVTQKRQVAAIIILLLLWEAGGEIIKYSVLEERDSGSFVANLAKDLGLGLGELASRGAQILFKGNKQHLQIEQKSGNLILKEKVDREDLCGDTDPCILHFQMLLKNPVQFIQGELQIEDVNDHAPEFLENEILLKISESSQPGSAYPLKIAQDLDVGSNTVQNYTISSNFHFHLFTRNHIDGRKYPELVLDQELDREEQPELRLTLTAVDGGSPPKTGTSQVLIIVLDINDNAPEFAQQLYQVQVPENSPTGSLVITVSARDLDAGIHGELSYSFFQSSNHVIQAFEINTVTGDIRLKKKLDFEEIRSYHMEIEASDGGGLSGKCTVAIEVMDVNDNAPELTISLLINDIPENTPDTVVAVFGISDSDSGNNGKMMCSIQDHLPFLLKLTIENFYTLVTEGALDREEKAEYNITITVTDMGTPRLKTEHNITVLVSDVNDNAPAFTQTSYTLWVRENNSPALHIGSVSATDTDAGANAQVTYSLLPPPDPHVALASLVSINPDNGHLFALTSLDYKALRAFEFRVGAADRGSPALSSQALVRVLVEDANDNAPFVLYPLQNASAPCTELVPRAAEPGYLVTKVVAVDGDAGQNAWLSYQLLKATEPGLFGVWAHNGEVRTARLLSERDAPKQRLVVLVKDNGEPPLSASVTLHVLLVDGFSQPYLPPPEAEAAAAAPADPLTVYLVVALASVSSLFLFSVLVFVAVRLCRRGGAGSAGRCPVSEGHFPGHLVDVSGTGTLSQSYQYEVCLRGGTASGEFRFLKPIVPSLMSEVAGMDTAENANFRNRLAFN from the coding sequence ATGGAGACACTGCAACCCAAAGTGACTCAGAAAAGGCAAGTGGCCGCTATTATTATTCTGTTACTATTGTGGGAGGCGGGCGGTGAGATCATTAAGTATTCAGTTCTAGAAGAGAGGGACAGCGGCTCATTTGTGGCCAACCTAGCAAAAGATCTGGGGTTGGGCTTAGGGGAGCTGGCTTCTCGGGGCGCCCAGATTCTTTTCAAAGGGAATAAACAGCATTTGCAGATCGAGCAAAAGAGTGGGAATTTGATACTAAAAGAAAAAGTGGACCGAGAAGATTTGTGCGGTGACACGGATCCATGTATACTGCATTTCCAGATGTTACTGAAAAACCCAGTGCAGTTTATTCAAGGTGAATTACAGATTGAAGATGTAAATGACCATGCCCCAGAATTCTTGGAAAATGAAATCCTCCTGAAAATATCGGAAAGCAGCCAACCAGGGTCTGCATATCCTTTGAAAATAGCTCAAGATTTAGACGTTGGCAGTAATACAGTACAGAACTACACAATTAGCTCCAACTTCCACTTCCACCTTTTTACTCGAAATCACATTGATGGCAGAAAATACCCAGAGCTGGTGCTGGACCAAGAGTTGGACCGTGAGGAGCAGCCCGAGCTCAGGTTAACCCTCACAGCGGTGGATGGTGGGTCACCGCCCAAGACCGGGACTTCCCAGGTCCTCATCATAGTCCTGGACATAAATGACAACGCCCCTGAATTTGCTCAGCAGCTCTACCAGGTGCAGGTCCCAGAAAACAGCCCTACAGGCTCCCTTGTCATCACTGTTTCTGCTAGAGATTTGGATGCTGGGATCCATGGTGAGCTCTCCTACTCATTCTTCCAATCCTCAAATCACGTCATTCAGGCCTTCGAAATAAACACAGTCACAGGGGATAttcgattaaaaaaaaagttggatttTGAGGAAATTAGATCTTACCATATGGAAATTGAGGCCTCAGATGGCGGCGGTCTTTCAGGAAAATGCACTGTAGCCATAGAAGTGATGGATGTAAACGACAACGCCCCTGAATTGACCATATCACTACTCATTAATGATATCCCAGAAAATACCCCTGACACTGTGGTCGCTGTTTTTGGAATTTCAGATTCAGACTCTGGTAACAATGGCAAAATGATGTGTTCCATCCAAGACCATCTCCCTTTCCTTCTGAAGCTCACGATAGAAAATTTTTACACCTTGGTAACAGAAGGCGCActggacagagaagaaaaagccGAGTACAACATCACCATCACGGTCACTGACATGGGAACCCCCAGACTGAAAACCGAGCACAACATAACCGTGCTGGTGTCCGACGTCAACGACAACGCCCCCGCCTTCACCCAGACCTCCTACACCCTGTGGGTCCGCGAGAACAACAGCCCCGCCCTGCACATCGGCAGCGTCAGCGCCACAGACACAGACGCGGGCGCCAACGCCCAGGTCACCTACTCGCTGCTGCCGCCGCCCGACCCACACGTAGCCCTCGCCTCCCTCGTGTCCATCAACCCCGACAACGGCCACCTCTTCGCCCTCACGTCCCTGGACTACAAGGCCCTGCGGGCCTTCGAGTTCCGCGTGGGCGCCGCCGACCGCGGCTCGCCCGCGCTCAGCAGCCAGGCACTGGTGCGCGTGCTCGTGGAGGACGCCAACGACAACGCGCCCTTCGTGCTCTACCCGCTGCAGAACGCCTCGGCGCCCTGCACCGAGCTGGTGCCCAGGGCGGCCGAGCCCGGCTACCTGGTGACCAAGGTGGTGGCGGTGGACGGCGACGCGGGCCAGAACGCCTGGCTGTCGTACCAGCTGCTCAAGGCCACGGAGCCCGGGCTGTTCGGCGTGTGGGCGCACAACGGCGAGGTGCGCACGGCGCGGCTGCTGAGCGAGCGCGACGCGCCCAAGCAGCGGCTGGTGGTGCTGGTCAAGGACAACGGCGAGCCGCCGCTGTCGGCCAGCGTCACGCTGCACGTGCTGCTGGTGGACGGCTTCTCGCAGCCCTACCTGCCGCCCCCGGAAGCGGAAGCGGCGGCCGCGGCGCCGGCCGACCCGCTCACCGTCTACCTGGTGGTGGCCTTGGCGTCGGTGTCGTCGCTCTTCCTCTTCTCGGTGCTGGTGTTCGTGGCGGTGCGGCTGtgcaggaggggcggggcgggctcGGCGGGTCGCTGCCCGGTGTCCGAGGGCCACTTCCCGGGCCACCTGGTGGACGTCAGCGGCACGGGGACCCTGTCGCAGAGCTACCAGTACGAGGTGTGTCTGAGGGGAGGTACTGCGTCCGGCGAGTTCAGGTTTCTCAAACCTATTGTCCCCAGCCTCATGAGTGAAGTAGCTGGTATGGACACCGCGGAAAACGCTAACTTTAGAAATCGTTTGGCATTCAATTAG
- the PCDHB7 gene encoding protocadherin beta-7, which produces MDAGVECAVQQRQVLFLCVFLGMSWAAEEPLEYFVEEEAERGTFLANLAHDLGFGMEELSAREPRIISDQKIGFLLLDPLTGDLSLNEKLDREELCGPKEPCVLPFQLLMEKPFEIFRAKLWVRDINDHSPVFLDREIPLKILESTTLGAAFLLQSAQDSDIGTNNVRNYTISPNAYFHINVHNGAEGIIYPELVLDRSLDREEVPELSLILTALDGGSPPRSGTTLVRILVLDTNDNAPEFVQPLYKVQLCEDSPVGSLVVTVSARDLDTGSNGEIVYAFFYATERILKTFQINPRSGSVYLKAELNYEVMQTYTLTIQAKDGGGLSGKCTVVVQVTDINDNPPELLMSSLTSPIKENSLETVVAVFRIRDRDSGNNAKMVCYIQDDLPFVLKPSVENFYTLVTDSPLDREERAQYNITITVTDMGTPRLKTEHNITVLVSDVNDNAPAFTQTSYTLWVRENNSPALHIGSVSATDTDAGANAQVTYSLLPPPDPHVALASLVSINPDNGHLFALTSLDYEALRAFEFRVGAADRGSPALSSQALVRVLVEDANDNAPFVLYPLQNASAPCTELVPRAAEPGYLVTKVVAVDGDAGQNAWLSYQLLKATEPGLFGVWAHNGEVRTARLLSERDAPKQRLVVLVKDNGEPPLSASVTLHVLLVDGFSQPYLPPPEAEAAAAAPADPLTVYLVVALASVSSLFLFSVLVFVAVRLCRRGGAGSAGRCPVPEGHFPGHLVDVSGTGTLSQSYQYEVCLTGGTGTREFKFLKPILPNLAPQRIGREVEEYPSYRNDLGL; this is translated from the coding sequence ATGGACGCCGGAGTGGAATGTGCTGTGCAGCAAAGGCAAGTCCTCTTTCTTTGTGTATTTCTGGGAATGTCCTGGGCTGCTGAGGAACCGCTAGAGTATTTTGtggaggaggaagctgagagAGGCACCTTTCTGGCCAACCTAGCACATGACCTGGGGTTCGGGATGGAGGAACTGTCAGCCCGGGAGCCTAGAATCATTTCAGACCAGAAAATAGGGTTTTTACTACTCGATCCGCTTACTGGTGATTTATCTCTAAATGAGAAATTAGACCGAGAGGAACTGTGCGGCCCCAAAGAGCCTTGTGTGCTGCCGTTCCAGCTGTTAATGGAAAAGCCTTTTGAGATTTTCCGTGCTAAATTATGGGTTAGAGATATCAATGATCATTCTCCAGTATTTCTGGATAGAGAGATTCCCttgaaaatattagaaagtaCCACCCTAGGGGCGGCATTTCTTCTACAAAGTGCACAGGATTCAGATATTGGAACCAATAATGTGAGAAACTATACCATCAGCCCCAATGCCTATTTCCACATTAATGTTCATAATGGTGCAGAGGGGATTATCTATCCTGAATTGGTCCTGGATAGATCGCTGGATCGAGAAGAGGTGCCTGAGCTCAGTTTAATCCTCACCGCCTTGGATGGTGGCTCTCCGCCCAGATCCGGGACTACCCTGGTGCGCATCCTGGTTTTGGACACAAATGACAACGCACCTGAATTTGTACAGCCTCTCTACAAGGTGCAGCTGTGTGAGGATAGCCCTGTGGGCTCTCTGGTTGTCACCGTCTCAGCTAGAGATTTAGATACGGGAAGTAATGGGGAAATAGTTTATGCATTTTTTTATGCTACTGAAAGAATTCTCAAAACATTTCAAATCAATCCAAGATCCGGCAGTGTTTATCTCAAAGCGGAATTGAACTATGAGGTAATGCAAACATACACATTAACTATTCAGGCCAAAGATGGCGGAGGACTTTCTGGAAAATGTACCGTGGTGGTCCAGGTAACAGATATAAATGACAATCCACCAGAACTACTCATGTCATCACTTACTAGCCCAATTAAAGAAAATTCACTTGAAACAGTCGTCGCTGTTTTTAGGATTCGAGACAGAGATTCGGGGAACAATGCAAAGATGGTATGTTATATCCAAGACGATCTCCCCTTCGTCCTGAAGCCATCTGTAGAGAATTTCTACACCTTGGTAACAGACagtcccctggacagagaggAAAGAGCCCAGTACAACATCACCATCACAGTCACTGACATGGGAACCCCCAGACTGAAAACCGAGCACAACATAACCGTGCTGGTGTCCGACGTCAACGACAACGCCCCCGCCTTCACCCAGACCTCCTACACCCTGTGGGTCCGCGAGAACAACAGCCCCGCCCTGCACATCGGCAGCGTCAGCGCCACAGACACAGACGCGGGCGCCAACGCCCAGGTCACCTACTCGCTGCTGCCACCTCCCGACCCACACGTAGCCCTCGCCTCCCTCGTGTCCATCAACCCCGACAACGGCCACCTCTTCGCCCTCACGTCCCTGGACTACGAGGCCCTGCGGGCCTTCGAGTTCCGCGTGGGCGCCGCCGACCGCGGCTCACCCGCGCTCAGCAGCCAGGCGCTGGTGCGCGTGCTCGTGGAGGACGCCAACGACAACGCGCCCTTCGTGCTCTACCCGCTGCAGAACGCCTCGGCGCCCTGCACCGAGCTGGTGCCCAGGGCGGCCGAGCCCGGCTACCTGGTGACCAAGGTGGTGGCGGTGGACGGCGACGCGGGCCAGAACGCCTGGCTGTCGTACCAGCTGCTCAAGGCCACGGAGCCCGGGCTGTTCGGCGTGTGGGCGCACAACGGCGAGGTGCGCACGGCGCGGCTGCTGAGCGAGCGCGACGCGCCCAAGCAGCGGCTGGTGGTGCTGGTCAAGGACAACGGCGAGCCGCCGCTGTCGGCCAGCGTCACGCTGCACGTGCTGCTGGTGGACGGCTTCTCGCAGCCCTACCTGCCGCCCCCGGAAGCGGAAGCGGCGGCCGCGGCGCCGGCCGACCCGCTCACCGTCTACCTGGTGGTGGCCTTGGCGTCGGTGTCGTCGCTCTTCCTCTTCTCGGTGCTGGTGTTCGTGGCGGTGCGGCTGtgcaggaggggcggggcgggctcGGCGGGTCGCTGCCCGGTGCCCGAGGGCCACTTCCCGGGCCACCTGGTGGACGTCAGCGGCACGGGGACCCTGTCGCAGAGCTACCAGTACGAGGTGTGTCTGACGGGAGGAACTGGGACCAGAGAGTTCAAATTCCTGAAGCCGATTCTCCCCAATCTCGCACCCCAGCGCATAGGCAGGGAAGTGGAAGAATATCCCTCATATCGGAATGATTTGGgtttgtga
- the PCDHB8 gene encoding protocadherin beta-8 gives MEASRKLVCRQRQVLFFFLFLHLALAGFEFRRYSVVEEAEGSSFVTNLAKDLGLGQGELSRRGTRVISKGNKLYLQLDQESGDLLLNEKLDREELCGQTEPCVLRFQVLLENPLEFFQAELQVIDINDHTPVFMDGDMLLKISENSLPGTTFPLKNAQDMDVGQNNIENYIISPNSYFRVLTRKRSDGRKYPELVLDKVLDREEEAELRLTLTAQDGGSPPRCGTANVYIEVIDINDNAPEFEQPFYRINIPEDSPKGFLVVKVSATDVDIGVNGEISYSLSQASEDTSKTFEINAMTGEIRLKKQLDFETTQSYEVNIEARDTGSLSGKCTVLIQVVDVNDNAPEITMSALTGQIPENSPETVVAVFSVSDLDSEENGKVSCSIQYDLPFLLKSSMENFYTLVTERPLDRETRAKYIITIAVTDFGTPTLKTEHNITVLVSDVNDNAPAFTQTSYTLWVRENNSPALHIGSVSATDTDAGANAQVTYSLLPPPDPHVALASLVSINPDNGHLFALTTLDYEALRAFEFRVGAADRGSPALSSQALVRVLVEDANDNAPFVLYPLQNASAPCTELVPRAAEPGYLVTKVVAVDGDAGQNAWLSYQLLKATEPGLFGVWAHNGEVRTARLLSERDAPKQRLVVLVKDNGEPPLSASVTLHVLLVDGFSQPYLPPPEAEAAAAAPADPLTVYLVVALASVSSFFLFSVLVFVAVRLCRRGGAGSAGRCPVPEGHFPGHLVDVSGTGTLSQSYQYEVCLTGGTGTREFKFLKPVVPNFQSHFPGPEINPQF, from the coding sequence ATGGAGGCCAGCAGGAAGCTCGTTTGCAGACAAAGGCaagtccttttcttctttctcttcttacaCTTAGCTCTGGCGGGCTTTGAATTTAGGCGTTATTCTGTGGTGGAGGAAGCTGAAGGGAGCTCTTTTGTCACCAATTTAGCAAAAGACCTGGGTCTGGGGCAGGGGGAACTCTCCAGGAGGGGAACAAGGGTcatttccaaaggaaacaaaCTGTATTTGCAGCTGGATCAGGAGTCTGGGGATTTACTGCTAAATGAGAAACTGGACCGCGAGGAACTGTGTGGTCAGACAGAGCCATGTGTGCTGCGTTTCCAGGTTTTGCTAGAGAATCCCTTAGAGTTTTTTCAAGCTGAGCTACAGGTAATAGACATAAATGACcatactccagtgttcatggatGGAGATATGTTGTTAAAAATATCAGAGAACAGTCTTCCTGGCACTACATTTCCTCTGAAGAATGCTCAGGACATGGATGTAGgccaaaataatattgaaaattatataatcagTCCCAACTCCTATTTTCGGGTCCTCACTCGCAAACGCAGCGATGGCAGAAAATATCCAGAACTTGTGCTGGACAAAGTGCTGGATcgagaggaggaagctgagctcAGGTTAACCCTCACTGCTCAGGATGGTGGTTCTCCCCCACGGTGTGGCACCGCTAACGTCTACATAGAAGTCATAGACATCAATGATAACGCCCCTGAATTTGAGCAGCCTTTCTACAGAATAAACATCCCTGAGGACAGTCCCAAAGGCTTCCTTGTTGTCAAAGTCTCTGCTACCGATGTAGACATAGGAGTCAATGGAGAGATTTCCTATTCACTTTCCCAGGCTTCAGAAGACACCAGCAAAACCTTTGAGATCAATGCCATGACTGGAGAAATTCGACTCAAAAAACAACTTGATTTCGAAACAACTCAGTCCTACGAGGTCAATATCGAGGCCAGAGATACTGGAAGCCTTTCTGGAAAATGTACCGTTCTGATCCAAGTCGTGGATGTGAACGACAATGCCCCAGAAATCACCATGTCTGCACTTACCGGACAGATCCCTGAGAACTCGCCTGAGACTGTGgttgcagttttcagtgtttCAGATCTTGACTCTGAAGAGAATGGTAAAGTAAGTTGCTCCATTCAGTACGATCTACCGTTTTTGCTGAAATCTTCCATGGAAAATTTTTACACTCTAGTAACAGAGCGACCGCTAGACAGAGAGACCAGAGCCAAATATATCATCACCATCGCTGTCACGGACTTTGGGACACCCACACTGAAAACCGAGCACAACATAACCGTGCTGGTGTCCGACGTCAACGACAACGCCCCCGCCTTCACCCAGACCTCCTACACCCTGTGGGTCCGCGAGAACAACAGCCCCGCCCTGCACATCGGCAGCGTCAGCGCCACAGACACAGACGCGGGCGCCAACGCCCAGGTCACCTACTCGCTGCTGCCACCGCCCGACCCACACGTAGCCCTCGCCTCCCTCGTGTCCATCAACCCCGACAATGGCCACCTCTTCGCCCTCACGACCCTGGACTACGAGGCCCTGAGGGCCTTCGAGTTCCGCGTGGGCGCCGCCGACCGCGGCTCGCCCGCGCTCAGCAGCCAGGCGCTGGTGCGCGTGCTCGTGGAGGACGCCAACGACAACGCGCCCTTCGTGCTCTACCCGCTGCAGAACGCCTCGGCGCCCTGCACCGAGCTGGTGCCCAGGGCGGCCGAGCCCGGCTACCTGGTGACCAAGGTGGTGGCGGTGGACGGCGACGCGGGCCAGAACGCCTGGCTGTCGTACCAGCTGCTCAAGGCCACGGAGCCCGGGCTGTTCGGCGTGTGGGCGCACAACGGCGAGGTGCGCACGGCGCGGCTGCTGAGCGAGCGCGACGCGCCCAAGCAGCGGCTGGTGGTGCTGGTCAAGGACAACGGCGAGCCGCCGCTGTCGGCCAGCGTCACGCTGCACGTGCTGCTGGTGGACGGCTTCTCGCAGCCCTACCTGCCGCCCCCGGAAGCGGAAGCGGCGGCCGCGGCGCCGGCCGACCCGCTCACCGTCTACCTGGTGGTGGCCTTGGCGTCGGTGTCGTCGTTCTTCCTCTTCTCGGTGCTGGTGTTCGTGGCGGTGCGGCTGtgcaggaggggcggggcgggctcGGCGGGCCGCTGCCCGGTGCCCGAGGGCCACTTCCCGGGCCACCTGGTGGACGTCAGCGGCACGGGGACCCTGTCGCAGAGCTACCAGTACGAGGTGTGTCTGACGGGAGGAACTGGGACCAGAGAGTTCAAATTCCTGAAGCCAGTTGTACCCAACTTTCAGAGCCATTTCCCGGGGCCAGAAATAAATCCCCAATTTTAG
- the LOC110143276 gene encoding protocadherin beta-16-like: METGRRHNHRQRQVLVFFVCLSMSWGSADLGPYSVVEETERGSFVANLAKDLELGLTEMATRSVRIISQGNKEHLQLNVQTGDLLLNEKLDREELCGPTEPCILHFQVLMEKPLEIFQTELRVKDINDHYPVFNEREIILKIPENSPKGTAFPLSNALDLDVGSNNIQNYTISSNFHFRVITHNRSDGRKYPELVLDKELDREEEPEISLTLTALDGGTPPRYGTTQVRIEVMDINDNAPQFQQLLYKVNIPENSPVGSLVVTVSASDVDSGLYGKISYAFFQPSEDISKTLEVNPKTGEIRLRKQVDFETVLFYEVDVKATDGGGLSGKCTLLLQVVDVNDNPPEVTVSALTSPIPENTPEIVVAVFSVSDPDSGNNGKTTSSIQDDLPFLLKPSVKNFYTLVTERTLDREERAEYNITITVTDMGTPRLKTEHNITVLVSDVNDNAPAFTQTSYTLWVRENNSPALHIGSVSATDTDAGANAQVTYSLLPPPDPHVPLASLVSINPDNGHLFVLTTLDYEALRAFEFRVGAADRGSPALSSQALVRVLVEDANDNAPFVLYPLQNASAPCTELVPRAAEPGYLVTKVVAVDGDAGQNAWLSYQLLKATEPGLFGVWAHNGEVRTARLLSERDAPKQRLVVLVKDNGEPPLSASVTLHVLLVDGFSQPYLPPPEAEAAAAAPADPLTVYLVVALASVSSLFVFSVLVFVAVRLCRRGGAGSAGRCPVPEGHFPGHLVDVSGTGTLSQSYQYEVCLTGGTGTNEFKVLKHILPNLSSKSIRSEVEENPSFQGSVGI; encoded by the coding sequence ATGGAGACTGGACGGAGGCACAATCACAGACAAAGGCAAGTCCTAGTTTTCTTTGTTTGCCTGAGCATGTCTTGGGGGAGCGCTGATTTGGGGCCCTATTCAGTAGtggaagaaacagagagaggCTCCTTTGTGGCAAATTTAGCAAAAGACCTGGAGTTGGGGTTGACAGAGATGGCTACTCGATCGGTCAGGATCATTTCCCAGGGGAACAAAGAGCATCTGCAGCTTAACGTTCAGACGGGGGATTTGCTCCTAAATGAGAAGCTAGATCGAGAGGAGCTATGCGGTCCAACTGAGCCTTGCATATTACATTTCCAAGTATTAATGGAAAAACCTTTAGAGATATTCCAGACAGAACTGAGGGTGAAGGACATCAATGACCATTATCCTGTGTtcaatgaaagagaaattattctaaaaatacCAGAAAACAGTCCTAAAGGAACTGCATTCCCTCTGAGTAATGCTCTGGACTTGGATGTAGGCAGCAACAATATTCAGAACTATACAATCAGCTCCAACTTCCATTTCCGGGTTATAACCCACAATCGCAGCGATGGCAGAAAATACCCTGAGCTGGTGTTGGACAAAGAGCTGGATCGGGAGGAGGAGCCCGAAATCTCATTAACGCTGACAGCGCTGGATGGCGGCACTCCACCAAGGTATGGGACAACCCAGGTTCGAATTGAGGTGATGGACATCAACGATAATGCCCCTCAGTTTCAGCAGTTGCTCTACAAGGTGAATATTCCCGAAAACAGCCCAGTAGGCTCCCTGGTTGTCACTGTTTCTGCGAGCGATGTAGACAGTGGACTCTATGGGAAAATATCATACGCATTCTTTCAGCCTTCTGAAGATATTAGTAAAACTTTAGAGGTAAATCCAAAGACAGGCGAAATTCGACTGAGAAAACAAGTAGATTTTGAAACAGTTCTCTTTTATGAAGTGGATGTCAAGGCCACTGATGGGGGCGGCCTCTCAGGAAAATGCACTCTTCTCCTGCAGGTAGTGGATGTGAATGACAATCCTCCGGAAGTGACAGTATCTGCACTTACCAGCCCCATCCCAGAGAACACCCCTGAAATTGTAGTTGctgttttcagtgtttcagaTCCTGACTCTGGGAACAATGGGAAAACAACTTCCTCCATACAAGATgaccttccttttcttctaaaaCCTTCAGTCAAGAACTTCTACACCTTAGTAACGGAGAGAACACTGGACAGAGAGGAAAGAGCCGAGTACAACATCACGATCACGGTCACTGACATGGGAACCCCCAGACTGAAAACCGAGCACAACATAACCGTGCTGGTGTCCGACGTCAACGACAACGCCCCCGCCTTCACCCAGACCTCCTACACCCTGTGGGTCCGCGAGAACAACAGCCCCGCCCTGCACATCGGCAGCGTCAGCGCCACAGACACAGACGCGGGCGCCAACGCCCAGGTCACCTACTCGCTGCTGCCGCCGCCCGACCCACACGTGCCCCTCGCCTCCCTCGTGTCCATCAACCCCGACAATGGCCACCTCTTCGTCCTCACGACCCTGGACTACGAGGCCCTGAGGGCCTTCGAGTTCCGCGTGGGCGCCGCCGACCGCGGCTCGCCCGCGCTCAGCAGCCAGGCGCTGGTGCGCGTGCTCGTGGAGGACGCCAACGACAACGCGCCCTTCGTACTCTACCCGCTGCAGAACGCCTCGGCGCCCTGCACCGAGCTGGTGCCCAGGGCGGCCGAGCCCGGCTACCTGGTGACCAAGGTGGTGGCGGTGGACGGCGACGCGGGCCAGAACGCCTGGCTGTCGTACCAGCTGCTCAAGGCCACGGAGCCCGGGCTGTTCGGCGTGTGGGCGCACAACGGCGAGGTGCGCACGGCGCGGCTGCTGAGCGAGCGCGACGCGCCCAAGCAGCGGCTGGTGGTGCTGGTCAAGGACAACGGCGAGCCGCCGCTGTCGGCCAGCGTCACGCTGCACGTGCTGCTGGTGGACGGCTTCTCGCAGCCCTACCTGCCGCCCCCGGAAGCGGAAGCGGCGGCCGCGGCGCCGGCCGACCCGCTCACCGTCTACCTGGTGGTGGCCTTGGCGTCGGTGTCGTCGCTCTTCGTCTTCTCGGTGCTGGTGTTCGTGGCGGTGCGGCTGtgcaggaggggcggggcgggctcGGCGGGTCGCTGCCCGGTGCCCGAGGGCCACTTCCCGGGCCACCTGGTGGACGTCAGCGGCACGGGGACCCTGTCGCAGAGCTACCAGTACGAGGTGTGTCTGACGGGAGGAACTGGGACGAATGAGTTCAAGGTCCTAAAGCATATTCTCCCTAATCTCTCATCCAAGAGCATACGTAGCGAAGTGGAAGAAAACCCCTCGTTTCAGGGTAGCGTTGGAATTTAA